atgtcgtttaggcacgcagaaatacgtgcagaaacagtgggatcgtctggttgaaaggagagatggagttgagtgtcgtcagcgtagcagtgatatgagaagccatgtttcagaatgacagaacccagtgatgtcatgtagatggaaaaaagcagtggcccaagtactgagccctgaggcactccagtagtgaggtgatgagactcaagtcaagtcaagtcaaatcacgtttatttgtcacatacacagacatacgtagtaCGACGTGTAGCAAGATGCTTTGgccatcatcccatccacatACAGATACAAGATGGGGGTAGACATGAcgggatgacagaaataaagtagTACAGCATTACATGAGGAGAGGTGAGGCGAGAAAAAAAGCCAACCCAGACTGTGCTCCTAAAGGAACACAGTGTggtaacaggaaaaaaacacctcagcaataGAAGCACATAGTTTAGACAATTTGACAACATGTAGGACAAGATAAGTCTGGGTTTGTTGGGGTCCTCCACTGGCGAGCAGCCATCCTTCTCTGGCAGCCGTCGATGCATTGCTTGATCCAGACCCGTCTGCCAGGCAGGCGGAAAGGTGGGGGTGAGGAGTGAGAGAGCGTCTTCACTGCCGTGATCTGCCGGGggagttgtttttccagcagtggCCTTGGCCGACTCTGAGACATCGCCCCTCCATgataccctgaaagacctaccagagcgtaggactcaaaccaccgaagggctgttccagagacacccatctgcctgagggttgataggagaatgttatggtttacagtgtcaaaagcagcagacaggtccaacaggatgagcactgaagattttgattctgctcttgaccgtctcagtgcctcaatgacAGATAGAAGTTTCTGTGGAGTGGCCGCttctgaaacctgattggttactgtccaggagattgttttgtgagagatgggaggagagttggttaaagacaacacgctctagagtcttagccatgaatgggaggagagacacaggtctgtaattttcaatAAGCGCAGGGTCAAGTGTGGCTTTTTTAAGGAGAGGGGCAACACGAGCCTCCTTAAAAGCTGAGGGAAATGTACCAGTGTGAATAGAGTTGTTGATAATGTGGGTGAGTGCAGGGAGGACAGAGGGGGTGATAGCCTGAAAGATGTTagtacaataatataaaaaatgaattccTCAACATAATGTAAGCATAACACTATCTACAGCCTGTTTCTcccacagaaacaaacaaaatgctaaaaaattatgattatttaccCACCACTGTAAATATTAGCTTACCGTATTTGCTTTCCATAATCAATTATGTGCTTAAAAATGTGATCAGTAACTCACTCGCTGTTTTATAGGTCTTAAGTTTTTGTTGCctacaaacagataaaaaatcTGATCTGACGGGGCCAGTGCACtaactgtattaaaatattgcaatctTGTAATTTATccataattaattatttcaatgaACACATGAACCTGACGACCCTAATCCCAAGCTTTCATATGTAAACTGAAGTCTAACTGTAAAGTTCACAGGTTTATACAGTAAACATGTCCTAAtctaaaacaaactaatatgATGCTGCTATAATGAATTTTGAGCAGCAGTTTGTGTGTAAAGGGATATATAGTTAATGTACTTACCCTCATGACACTCCAAACCAATACTTTCTTTCTGCTAGCAGTGTTACCTGTTCAAaaggaaaaagtcattttaacaaGCTCTTTTATGCATTCGTTTTTTGCATAGCCTATATGAACTTGTGAAATATGGTTCTATATCATATATaagaaatgtatgtattatgCCTAAAAATCTGGCCCTTTTTAAGTGAATTTCTTTCGCATTGCAACGTAGACAAATGTGGAGCGAGTATTATGATAAAAGGTTATTTCATGTCTTGAGATTATTGCTGACTGGCTCCTTTAGACCTATCTATTCTTCTGTTAAGACCCTCCCTGTCTGATAAGCTTTAAGCACTGAAACAGTTATGTCATTCTCCTCTTGATCAAAGATGGTCTTGATCTTCGCCGCAGGTACAAAGACAAATaagatttataattttattgagCATGCAGATCACtgatgtctctctctgtttctcagctGTTATCATTGCAGGATTCAAAGTGGAATAAGATGTGTGTATAAGATATAGTGTaagatgtgtgtatatatatagtggaataagatgtgtatatatatatatatatatatatatatatatatatatatatatatatatatataattatagtaaCATGTAATGTAAGAATCATGATTCAAGcgattattttgttttaaatatgatacAAATCACATATACCAATcactaacatttattttcttttcattagcAAATGTTAGTGAATAGATTCTATAAGGCATAGCCTCTAAATCTACGTGTGATTTTGCCCCAGTTTCCTTTATGACTTTCATTGATGTTGTCAGGGTAACCTGTGTCACCCAGAATGTCACCCAGACACTCTATTCTtctttatgtattatattgtattgcaataTGTGTTGTTAAAAACACCACTCAACTAACATTGCCAAGAGTGTCACCCAGAGATTCCTCTTTTTATTACTTAAGTAAacaagcaataataaaaagaaagaagctaAGTTCAAGCAGTAGGATAAACTGAGACAAGGTTGCTATTGTCTGCTGTTggttagaatagaaaaaaaataaatagtgggGCTGAAACAGTTTTGAATGCATTGTTTGCTTTTGCTAATTTGTGTGGAGGTGGCTTTGTGTTTAGAGTTATGGTAACTTTCCAAAGATTCAGCAAACATATTTAACCATTTGGGGGGaataaaatgtacttgtttTAATGACTTCTGCGCAATTTTCcatgtgaaatgttttatttgataatcTGCAAATGATAAATTCTTTAGGTGTCATCTAGTAAGGCTAACCAATCAAATGTTTGAATTGCTTAGAAACAATATGCCTATAATCCACAACtgctaatatttacatttaagatATTAAACTTTCAATAAGGCAGTTGTCCTCAAATGGCTTACAAGACAAACATAACAGACCAAACATAGTCTGCATGTATATGAACACCTCAACCAGCATTCATTCAGCTTATTGAAGTGCGCATGTGTGATGACACGAACACATCCTTCCTGTATATTTAAGCACATccaagttttaataaaaatattaattattattgtgcaTGTTAGCTCAttgaaataacaataacagaTACAACATTAGACTTTAATAATGTCAACGAGAAGTGTTTATTAGACGGGGAGGACAtggtcttaaaataaaaataaataattcaacatGACAGCAGGGGTCACTCATACTTCATTAAATGAATAACTGAAATTTAGTTTTGTCAAAATACATAATGCACGGAAcagttttaatgctgttttcttGATTATTTATGTTGCTAAGGTTGTTGCTCAGTGATACACATCTGGACTTTCTTAAaatattcacacatttttaagGTGAAACTAATCCTAAAGTGACTAAAAATTGtactgttaaaaaatgtatgttactACATCTCCTCATTTGGGTTTAATAAAGGTATAAGAAGCTGTAGGCTTTTTAATGTAGCTTAATGTAATTAAGCTGAATTACATTAAGCTGTGTGACAATATGTTTGACATCAGAGCTTCTCATACACTATAGCCTATTGTCAAAAGTATTgggtcttattattattattatatactaatatccacgagtacaaatcttaatgtttaggcatataatgatattctagggagTTGTGTGCTTCTGATTTTATAGCATCAGTTTGGATGTCTCTATGTATAAAGCTAGGATcaaaagaaatgattgattgagtcagAGTGGAAGAACCTAAAAGGTCTGCATGAAGCAAAGTCCTAAACACGGCTGAACACCTCTGGTGTGATTTTAAATGCAGACTGTGAGACAAAAACGAAAACAATGACTTATGCCAATGACATATGGGAACAGTGACTTTAGACATTTCTAAAATTTTGCAAAGGTGAtggaaatacaattttttaccTGCATGAATTATGTTTCCGTCATTGAAAAAGGCACTTCCAAAAATTTGGCGACAGTTGTCCCAATAATTtatgtacaagtcattggtgtttggtgatgatgTCTGCATGCAAGTTTAGATCTGCAATCAGCTTAACAAAGGGAGTATTctcggtaagatttttttttttcatgaaatattacAGAGATTATATAGCATAAAGCCTATGGATATTTTGTCATGGGTTCCAGCACGGCGGAGTGAAAGGAAATGAGGaagctgataaaaaaagaagacattaaATGTTCCTGATATCAACAGGATGATtggttttgaaaagaaaaagatgtgGCAGAGCATATGGAACAAAACAATTTGGGGAAACAATTGTATAGTACAAAAAAATGAgtggaaagaagaagaagaaagtcacaatCACAAGGTTGTGGAGTGATCATAAAACTCTACAAAGTTAAGAAGATAAGGCAGCCCAGAATGGATAATTTCAATACATGTGGAATCCCAGAAACAGTATAATCacaaattgttaaaatatacGGCACACAATAGAAAATTATTACGTTTTCGATAATGGGGTGtcctcaccctcatgttgaCCCACACCGGATttcttttctacattttatttttattgcataaattTGCAACACTTACACAGTTATACTtcttaagtttatttattcacattgcAGGGCAGACTAGTAATGTGTGAAGTATTATAACAAACTGGTATTTTATGTCTTGACATTATTGCTGACTTGCTTATTTACCCATCCTCTGTTTGCTCTTGTTAAACCATCATTTTCTCATGAAGACCCTCCCCTTCTGATGTACTATGAAACAGCCTCTGAGACACCTCATCTCATTCAGCTCCTGACCAGAGATGGATCTACAGATCTCAGTTTTTCTTCTGTTCAGTCTTTTCACTGCAGGTACAGTAAAGACGAATAGTGTTTGTGATGCTATCAAGTATGAATGCAGATCACTAacatctctctctgttttatcACTAAAGGACACTCTCTCAGTTGTTATCATTGCTGGAATAATAACGGCTCTTGTGTcgatcaaaatgtaataacttgtCCCAGTGGATTTTCCGAGTGCCtgagtgtatatgtatataaagttGGTAAGGAATTtacaattctttttattttctctcagtCACATCAtcagattgtttgtttttaaaagtcactGCTCCTTTCTACTTTGACGTATTggcataaaaatgattgaacAGTTGAACAggtcttttctgttttatttatatttgtaggtgaaacaacttttaaacagaaatttaaaaattgtacaGCTGACTGTAAAAGTGGGTCCATGAACTTGGGCTTCATAAAGACATCTTCTTCTTGCTGTAACACTGACCTCTGTAACCAAATCGATCCAGGTATTGTAATTTACAAACAATAtacaaatgaatcatttcacTCGCATATAACATTCactatatatatgaattaaaatgaagagTTGATTTGCTATAAGAAACTgattaaatgtcatattttgcatgaaaaagaTAAATACACAACTGTTCTTCTCCTGTAGATCCCAACATTAACATTCCCAATGGAAATAAATGTTACTATTGTGATTATCAGAATTGTTCAAGAACAGTGAGCTGTTTCGGGATTGAAGACCACTGCTTTACATTAGGTAAGAAACCAGAAAATGAATAAGATGTAAATAATAACAGCGTGTTGCATATACCAATTGCATGCTTAGACTAACTAattatctgttttctttcttttcagcaaGAAATTTCAGCCAAGAGCTTCTAAAGGGCTGTGTCTCTGAAAGTTATTGCGATGCCCTAGCATCTATTCACGGTGAGGGCTTCTCATGTTGTGAGGGAAGCCTGTGTAATGATGCTCAGAGCACCAgcacaaacaacacacataACATTGTTCAAAGTGTCAACCAGAGCGTCCTGTTCCTCTGCTGTTCTCTGTCTTTCATCCTCTTGTTGAATTAAAAAGCTCAATAACTCAGTTAGTTGCAACATGTTTTCTTGTTCGGAACAGCTGCAAAATGATGCAACATAATTTAGCATAATTTATGAGCGTGTGGCAGTAGATGGCCATTTGTTTTAGCCAAGGTCACTAAACTGCATTGTTTTAGCATGTTCTCATGTCATTAACGTGAGAAaaatgaatttcattaaaaacttcAACGTGTAAGACAATTTAGCATAAGTTATGAGGAGGTGGCAGTAGATGCGgtcaatgcagtttttttttctctcagaattACTTTGCATTCATGTTGTCATTGTTAATAATCAggctcatttattattattatttataggacgataaatatgaataaaaacaatgctgCTCTGCTCAGGATTGTACATCCTGAATTCCACAAAtgttgggatgttttttttaaacgaaatCTAATCTAAATTCATCTTATTTGATTTACTCAACCCCTCAAGGGGACTAAAATCAGAGGACGAACTTCTCCACCAGACCCCTAGAACCTGCTTACACCAGATCTAGACCCTCTGAAACTAAGCGTGATTTCACCAAATACCAAGTAA
The sequence above is drawn from the Puntigrus tetrazona isolate hp1 unplaced genomic scaffold, ASM1883169v1 S000000116, whole genome shotgun sequence genome and encodes:
- the LOC122332534 gene encoding phospholipase A2 inhibitor and Ly6/PLAUR domain-containing protein-like produces the protein MDLQISVFLLFSLFTAGHSLSCYHCWNNNGSCVDQNVITCPSGFSECLSVYVYKVGETTFKQKFKNCTADCKSGSMNLGFIKTSSSCCNTDLCNQIDPDPNINIPNGNKCYYCDYQNCSRTVSCFGIEDHCFTLARNFSQELLKGCVSESYCDALASIHGEGFSCCEGSLCNDAQSTSTNNTHNIVQSVNQSVLFLCCSLSFILLLN